A single Tenacibaculum sp. 190524A02b DNA region contains:
- a CDS encoding acyl-CoA carboxylase subunit beta, with translation MDLTFNKNEDHNKLLASDLKRKLAKVKLGGGQKRIDKLHEKGKMTARERIDYLLDDTKDSIEIGAFAGEDMYQEHGGCPSGGVVVKMGYVQGKQCIVVANDATVKAGAWFPITGKKNLRAQEIAIENRLPIIYLVDSAGVYLPMQDEIFPDKEHFGRIFRNNAVMSSMGITQIAAVMGSCVAGGAYLPIMSDEALIVDKTGSIFLAGSYLVKAAIGETIDNETLGGATTHCEISGVTDYKAKDDRDALDTIKNIVDKIGDYDKAGFNRKDAFPPKEKEDDIFGILPKARHEQYDMLEIIKRLVDNSEFEQYKEGYGQTIITGYARIDGWAVGIVANQRKLVKTKKGEMQFGGVIYNDSADKATRFIANCNQKKIPLVFLQDVTGFMVGSKSEHGGIIKDGAKMVNAVSNSVVPKFTIVIGNSYGAGNYAMCGKAYDPRLIAAWPSAELAVMSGASAAKVLLQIETASLKKKGEEITPEKEKELFDKIKSRYDKQISPYYAAARIWTDAVINPLDTRKWISMGIEAADHAPIEKPFNLGVIQV, from the coding sequence ATGGACCTTACCTTTAATAAAAACGAAGATCATAATAAACTTTTAGCATCCGATTTAAAAAGAAAATTAGCCAAAGTAAAATTGGGTGGTGGACAAAAACGCATTGACAAATTACATGAAAAAGGAAAAATGACTGCTCGTGAGCGTATTGATTATTTATTAGATGATACTAAAGATTCTATTGAAATTGGCGCTTTTGCTGGAGAAGATATGTACCAAGAACATGGTGGCTGTCCATCTGGTGGTGTAGTTGTTAAAATGGGATATGTTCAAGGAAAACAATGTATTGTTGTAGCAAATGATGCTACTGTTAAAGCTGGAGCTTGGTTTCCTATTACTGGAAAAAAGAATTTACGTGCTCAAGAAATTGCTATAGAAAATAGATTGCCAATTATCTATTTAGTAGATTCCGCAGGTGTTTACTTACCTATGCAAGATGAAATATTCCCTGATAAAGAACATTTTGGAAGAATTTTTAGAAACAATGCTGTAATGAGTAGTATGGGAATTACCCAGATAGCTGCTGTTATGGGAAGTTGTGTTGCTGGTGGTGCGTACCTTCCAATTATGAGTGATGAAGCTTTAATTGTTGATAAAACGGGAAGTATATTTTTAGCAGGAAGCTACTTAGTTAAGGCTGCTATTGGAGAAACTATTGATAATGAAACTTTAGGTGGCGCAACTACACATTGTGAAATATCTGGTGTAACTGACTACAAAGCCAAAGATGATAGAGATGCTTTAGATACTATTAAAAATATAGTAGATAAAATTGGAGATTATGACAAAGCTGGTTTTAACAGAAAGGACGCTTTTCCTCCAAAAGAAAAAGAAGATGATATTTTTGGCATCCTTCCAAAAGCACGTCATGAACAATATGACATGCTTGAAATTATAAAAAGATTGGTAGATAATTCTGAATTTGAACAATATAAAGAAGGTTACGGACAAACTATTATAACGGGTTATGCTCGTATTGATGGTTGGGCTGTAGGAATTGTTGCTAATCAACGAAAACTGGTAAAAACTAAAAAAGGAGAAATGCAATTTGGTGGTGTTATTTACAATGACTCTGCCGATAAAGCTACTCGATTTATAGCCAACTGTAATCAAAAGAAAATTCCTTTAGTATTTTTACAAGATGTAACTGGATTTATGGTAGGAAGTAAATCTGAACATGGTGGCATTATTAAAGATGGCGCTAAAATGGTAAATGCTGTAAGTAACTCTGTGGTTCCAAAATTTACTATTGTTATAGGAAACTCATACGGTGCAGGAAATTACGCTATGTGTGGAAAAGCTTACGATCCTAGACTTATTGCTGCTTGGCCTAGTGCTGAATTAGCAGTTATGAGTGGCGCATCTGCTGCTAAAGTATTACTTCAAATAGAAACTGCTTCTTTAAAGAAAAAAGGAGAAGAAATTACTCCTGAAAAAGAGAAGGAACTGTTTGACAAAATAAAATCTAGATACGACAAACAAATTTCTCCATATTATGCAGCGGCTAGAATATGGACGGATGCTGTAATAAATCCTTTAGACACTAGAAAATGGATTTCTATGGGAATAGAAGCTGCTGACCACGCTCCTATTGAAAAACCTTTTAACTTAGGCGTTATACAAGTTTAA
- a CDS encoding helix-turn-helix domain-containing protein, which yields MFIFDFMHIEDEYIRLIFGLKLKQIRTDKKLSLFGLAKLTGLSKSYLNEIEKGKKYPKTDKIAILSDCLDVPYDHMVSLKLDKNLAPIGEILKSKILKEIPLDLFGIQEKNLIDIIANAPAKVNAFISTIIKIAQNYNLTRESFFLASLRSYQEAHNNYFDEIEAQVEEFAKAYHINLENKVSANDLEEILIEEFNYIINTEELSKHTNLVEIRNIYIPNKNILLIGKDISEAQKTFIYAKEIAYNFLKIEHRLYTFPWVKFDSFEQVLNNFIASYFAGALIIPKKDLVNELKIFFKNETWNTEVFHQIMQRYNCSAESFYQRLTNILPKFFHIKNLFFLRFTHKVNSPKYKLTKELHITQQQTPHANRNNEHYCRRWVSINSIKELEQHKSNSSFGIQISSYDNSANEYLVLSSATPDPFKKELNRSISIGMLLSPHLKKNLKFSNDLNLTNQKVGITCETCTINNCEERVAEPWKIERQKQHDAIANAVEEILNTYSS from the coding sequence ATGTTTATCTTTGATTTTATGCATATAGAAGATGAATACATTCGTTTAATTTTTGGACTGAAACTCAAGCAAATACGTACAGACAAGAAACTTTCATTATTTGGTTTAGCCAAACTAACAGGATTGTCAAAATCTTATTTAAATGAAATAGAAAAAGGAAAAAAGTATCCTAAAACTGATAAAATAGCTATATTATCTGATTGCTTAGATGTTCCTTATGATCATATGGTTTCTTTAAAACTAGATAAAAACCTAGCCCCTATTGGAGAGATCTTAAAATCTAAAATTTTAAAAGAAATTCCTTTAGATTTATTTGGTATACAGGAAAAAAACTTGATAGATATAATTGCAAACGCTCCTGCCAAGGTCAATGCTTTTATAAGTACCATCATTAAAATAGCTCAAAATTATAATCTAACTAGAGAAAGCTTTTTTTTAGCGTCCTTACGTTCTTATCAAGAAGCACATAACAACTATTTTGATGAGATTGAAGCTCAGGTTGAAGAATTTGCTAAGGCGTATCATATTAATCTTGAAAATAAAGTCAGTGCTAATGATTTAGAAGAAATTTTAATTGAAGAATTTAATTATATCATCAATACAGAAGAACTTTCTAAACATACAAACCTAGTAGAGATAAGAAATATTTACATTCCTAATAAAAACATTTTACTAATTGGGAAGGATATTTCTGAAGCACAAAAAACATTTATTTACGCTAAAGAAATTGCTTATAATTTTCTAAAAATAGAACATCGACTGTATACTTTCCCTTGGGTGAAGTTTGACAGTTTTGAGCAGGTTTTAAATAATTTTATAGCTTCTTATTTTGCTGGGGCACTTATTATTCCTAAAAAAGATTTAGTTAACGAGTTAAAAATATTTTTTAAGAATGAAACATGGAATACTGAAGTTTTTCACCAAATAATGCAACGTTATAATTGTTCTGCTGAATCATTTTACCAACGTTTGACGAATATACTTCCTAAGTTTTTTCATATTAAAAACTTATTTTTTTTACGATTTACGCATAAGGTTAACTCGCCAAAATACAAACTCACTAAAGAGCTACACATTACTCAACAGCAAACACCACATGCAAACAGAAACAATGAGCATTATTGTAGAAGATGGGTATCTATAAACTCAATAAAAGAGCTAGAACAGCACAAAAGTAATTCTTCATTTGGTATTCAAATATCTTCTTATGATAATTCTGCCAATGAATATTTAGTATTATCCTCTGCAACTCCTGATCCTTTTAAAAAAGAATTAAACAGGAGTATTTCTATTGGTATGCTTTTATCTCCTCATTTAAAAAAGAACTTAAAGTTTAGTAACGACCTTAATCTTACAAACCAAAAAGTAGGCATTACCTGTGAAACCTGTACAATTAACAATTGCGAAGAAAGAGTTGCTGAACCATGGAAAATTGAAAGGCAAAAACAACATGATGCTATTGCCAATGCGGTAGAAGAAATATTAAACACTTATTCTTCATAA
- the aceB gene encoding malate synthase A yields the protein MDAITLSTEINLKGFESENYSGILTEEALRFLVALHNEFNKKRIALLEDRKIYQAYFDAGNFPNFPEETGDVRNGDWVCEPLPEDLLDRRVEITGPVDRKMIINALNSGAKTFMADFEDSSSPSIQNMLNGQINLKDAVNKTISFYDHKKNKEYKLHGDTAVLLVRPRGLHLEEKHIEVNGTLMSASLVDFGLYFFHNIKRLLEQNSATYFYLPKLEHYLEARWWNEVFVFAQEYLSIPQKTIKATVLIETITASFQLDEIIFELKDHMAGLNCGRWDYIFSYIKKFRNHKDFLVPNRSQVTMQTPFMKAYSLKVIQHCHKRGVHAMGGMAAQIPIKNNEEANYLAFEKVKKDKENEVKNGHDGTWVAHPALVSVAMDIFNTYMPKANQLDRKLEALHITEEHLVEQPKGTITEEGIRQNINVGILYIESWLMGNGAAALYNLMEDAATAEISRTQVWQWLHKCASLEDGRVLTKELYNTLKEEEIYKIKGLIGKERFEQGKFKLAIELFDSLVLTEEFVEFLTLPAYSHL from the coding sequence ATGGATGCAATAACACTATCTACAGAAATTAATTTAAAAGGTTTTGAATCAGAAAACTATTCTGGTATTTTAACAGAAGAAGCGTTACGTTTTTTAGTAGCCTTACATAATGAGTTTAATAAAAAAAGGATCGCTTTATTAGAGGATAGAAAGATCTATCAAGCATATTTTGACGCTGGAAATTTTCCAAACTTTCCAGAAGAAACAGGAGATGTTAGAAATGGAGATTGGGTTTGTGAACCTTTACCTGAAGATTTATTAGACAGAAGAGTAGAAATTACTGGACCTGTAGATAGAAAAATGATTATTAATGCTCTGAACTCGGGAGCAAAAACATTTATGGCTGACTTTGAAGATAGTAGTTCCCCATCTATCCAAAATATGTTAAACGGACAGATTAATTTAAAAGATGCTGTAAATAAAACGATTTCTTTTTATGATCATAAAAAGAATAAAGAGTATAAACTGCATGGAGATACGGCGGTTTTATTAGTACGCCCAAGAGGTTTGCATTTAGAGGAGAAGCATATAGAAGTTAACGGGACATTAATGAGTGCTTCTTTAGTAGACTTTGGGTTGTACTTTTTCCATAACATTAAAAGATTACTAGAACAAAACTCAGCTACATATTTCTATTTACCAAAATTAGAGCATTATTTAGAAGCACGTTGGTGGAATGAAGTATTTGTATTTGCTCAAGAATATTTAAGCATTCCACAAAAAACAATTAAAGCAACAGTTTTAATTGAAACCATTACAGCTAGTTTTCAGTTGGACGAAATCATTTTTGAACTCAAAGATCATATGGCTGGTTTAAACTGCGGACGTTGGGATTATATTTTTTCCTATATCAAAAAGTTTAGAAATCATAAAGACTTTTTAGTTCCAAACAGAAGTCAAGTAACCATGCAAACACCATTTATGAAAGCGTATTCTTTAAAGGTTATTCAACATTGCCATAAAAGGGGTGTGCATGCAATGGGAGGAATGGCGGCTCAAATTCCTATTAAAAATAATGAAGAAGCTAACTATTTAGCTTTTGAGAAAGTTAAAAAAGACAAAGAAAACGAGGTGAAGAATGGGCATGATGGTACTTGGGTAGCGCATCCGGCATTGGTATCAGTGGCAATGGATATTTTTAATACTTATATGCCAAAAGCAAATCAATTAGATAGAAAGTTGGAAGCATTACATATTACGGAAGAACATTTAGTAGAACAACCTAAAGGAACTATTACAGAAGAAGGAATTCGTCAAAATATTAATGTTGGAATTTTATACATCGAAAGTTGGTTAATGGGGAATGGAGCTGCTGCATTGTACAATTTAATGGAAGATGCCGCTACGGCTGAAATTTCTAGAACACAAGTATGGCAATGGTTGCATAAATGTGCAAGTTTAGAAGATGGACGAGTTTTAACAAAAGAACTATACAATACCTTAAAAGAGGAAGAAATTTATAAAATAAAAGGATTGATAGGTAAAGAACGTTTTGAACAAGGTAAATTTAAACTGGCTATTGAATTGTTTGATAGCTTAGTGTTAACGGAAGAGTTTGTTGAGTTCTTAACTTTACCAGCATATTCACATTTATAA
- a CDS encoding isocitrate lyase: MKNIAQTSYSSALETVRNLKEKYGSTWNAIAPENAARMMAQNRFKTGLDIAKYTAGIMRKDMADYDKNPSNYTQSLGCWHGFVAQQKMIAVKKHYKTTDKKYLYLSGWMVAALRSEFGPLPDQSMHEKVAVPALIEEIYSFLRQADAIELNDLFRRLENGENVQDEIANFETHVVPIIADIDAGFGNEEATYLLAKKMIEAGACAIQIENQVSDAKQCGHQDGKVTVPHEDFIAKLNAIRYAFLELGVDNGIIVARTDSEGAGLTQKLPVSKEPGDLASKYLDFVACEEVNIEEVNNNEVLLKREGKLVRPIRLANGLYKFKEGSNIDRVVLDCITSLQNGADLLWIETPTPHVGQIAHMVNRVREVVPNAKLVYNNSPSFNWTLNFRSQVYDTMLKEGQDMAFYDRNNLMDAKYDGSELCRRADEKIRTFQVDGARDAGIFHHLITLPTYHTTALHMNDLTEGYFGENGMLAYVQGVQRQEIRKGVSCVKHQRMAGSDLGDDHKTFFAGDNALKAGGAKNTSNQFETSEKKIKKTPNGKPVMA, translated from the coding sequence ATGAAAAATATAGCACAAACTAGTTATAGTTCTGCACTAGAAACTGTAAGAAACCTTAAAGAAAAGTACGGAAGTACTTGGAATGCAATTGCTCCAGAAAATGCAGCTAGAATGATGGCTCAAAACCGTTTTAAAACAGGATTGGATATAGCCAAATATACTGCAGGTATTATGAGAAAGGATATGGCAGATTATGATAAGAACCCTTCTAACTATACGCAATCATTAGGCTGTTGGCACGGTTTTGTAGCGCAACAGAAAATGATTGCGGTAAAAAAACATTACAAGACAACTGACAAAAAATACTTGTACTTGTCTGGATGGATGGTTGCTGCTTTGCGTTCTGAGTTTGGACCACTTCCTGATCAATCTATGCATGAAAAAGTGGCTGTTCCAGCACTTATTGAAGAGATATACAGTTTTTTACGACAGGCGGATGCAATTGAATTGAATGATTTATTTAGAAGACTTGAAAATGGAGAAAATGTACAAGATGAAATAGCTAATTTTGAAACGCATGTTGTACCTATTATTGCAGATATTGATGCTGGTTTTGGAAATGAAGAGGCGACTTATTTACTAGCTAAAAAAATGATTGAAGCTGGAGCTTGTGCTATTCAGATAGAAAATCAGGTATCTGATGCTAAACAATGTGGACATCAAGATGGTAAGGTAACGGTACCGCATGAAGATTTTATAGCTAAACTAAACGCAATTAGATATGCTTTTTTAGAACTGGGAGTGGACAATGGAATTATTGTGGCTAGAACCGATTCTGAAGGTGCAGGATTGACTCAAAAATTACCAGTAAGTAAAGAACCTGGAGATTTAGCTTCAAAATATTTGGATTTTGTGGCTTGTGAGGAAGTTAACATAGAGGAAGTGAATAATAATGAAGTGCTATTAAAAAGAGAAGGAAAACTAGTGCGTCCTATACGATTGGCTAACGGATTGTATAAATTTAAAGAAGGTTCTAATATTGATAGGGTAGTGTTGGATTGTATTACAAGTTTGCAAAATGGTGCAGATTTACTATGGATTGAAACACCAACACCACATGTAGGGCAAATAGCACATATGGTTAATAGGGTTAGAGAAGTAGTTCCAAATGCAAAATTAGTTTATAATAATTCACCATCTTTTAATTGGACATTGAATTTTAGAAGTCAGGTATATGATACCATGTTAAAAGAAGGGCAAGATATGGCTTTCTATGATAGAAATAATTTAATGGATGCTAAATATGATGGTTCTGAGTTATGTAGAAGAGCAGATGAAAAAATTAGAACTTTTCAAGTTGATGGAGCGAGAGATGCAGGGATTTTTCATCATTTAATTACCTTACCAACGTATCATACTACAGCACTTCATATGAATGATTTAACAGAAGGATATTTTGGAGAAAATGGAATGTTAGCTTATGTTCAAGGTGTTCAACGTCAAGAAATTCGTAAAGGAGTATCTTGTGTAAAACATCAGCGAATGGCAGGTTCTGATTTAGGTGACGACCATAAAACGTTTTTTGCAGGTGATAATGCATTGAAAGCAGGAGGAGCAAAAAACACGTCAAATCAGTTTGAAACTTCTGAAAAGAAAATTAAAAAAACTCCAAATGGAAAACCAGTAATGGCATAA
- a CDS encoding helix-turn-helix domain-containing GNAT family N-acetyltransferase has translation MIDVLTGIGELGMGSRLKRVSEYMMRETQIVYNAYNIDFDPYLFPTFKIIMNKKGVTNSEIKHSLKTSQPAVTQTLNKLLKRKLIFLKEDKEDKRKKIIFLSEEGKLLVEKVTPIWKSIETVVKNYTAISSNSLIEHLNILEEKFNTKNFSTAILEHIQMTKGTNTIEIISYENTHAQHFYNLNIEWLKTFFYVEPYDEEVLSKPKEYIINKGGFIFFAKRDNHIVGTVALMPKDDTFELTKMAVSPKYRGHKIGQQLMQHCINFARENDFPSLILYSSKKLENAIYIYRKYGFIEVPVEPNCPYIRCDIKMKLNLNT, from the coding sequence ATGATAGATGTATTAACAGGAATTGGCGAGCTGGGAATGGGCTCTAGATTAAAAAGAGTTAGTGAATATATGATGCGTGAAACACAGATAGTTTACAATGCTTATAATATAGACTTTGATCCATACCTATTCCCTACTTTTAAAATTATAATGAATAAAAAAGGGGTTACCAACAGTGAAATTAAACATAGTTTAAAAACTTCCCAACCTGCAGTAACTCAAACATTAAATAAGTTATTAAAACGAAAACTAATCTTTTTAAAAGAAGACAAAGAGGATAAAAGAAAAAAAATAATTTTTCTTTCCGAAGAAGGAAAACTACTAGTTGAAAAAGTTACTCCTATTTGGAAAAGTATAGAAACAGTGGTTAAAAATTATACCGCTATATCTTCAAATTCTCTAATAGAGCACTTAAATATACTCGAAGAGAAATTTAATACTAAAAATTTTAGCACTGCAATACTAGAACATATACAAATGACAAAGGGAACTAATACCATTGAAATAATAAGCTATGAAAATACACACGCACAGCATTTTTATAATTTGAATATAGAGTGGCTGAAAACATTTTTTTATGTTGAACCATATGACGAAGAAGTTTTGAGCAAGCCTAAGGAATATATTATAAATAAAGGAGGCTTTATATTCTTTGCTAAAAGAGATAACCATATTGTTGGTACTGTAGCCTTGATGCCTAAAGATGATACTTTTGAGCTCACAAAAATGGCTGTTTCTCCAAAATATAGAGGACACAAAATTGGACAACAACTAATGCAGCACTGTATTAATTTTGCAAGAGAAAATGATTTTCCAAGTTTAATATTATACTCTAGTAAAAAATTAGAAAATGCCATTTATATATATCGAAAATATGGTTTTATTGAAGTTCCAGTTGAGCCTAACTGTCCATATATCAGATGTGATATTAAAATGAAATTAAATCTAAATACATAA
- a CDS encoding tetratricopeptide repeat-containing sensor histidine kinase codes for MVISINNFSISKLTFLLLFMFFKGHGQNEKVNLDLELLLNKADRLCLKNKKKSFCKSINFYKNEEYDSCYAYSNRSLLESFNEEENDILNYIQGTSAVRKKLYKKALSSFLAISENEEMSSLKLHKLGRVYLSLKKYDESIFYYEKWNKNSSSTTLKLRKASYHNLALCYIHKKQYGRAKKYFKKELNLIQKKDTASLIRAKMELANVYYNQYLDDEAIPLFEEAYELAKSFSNLQLKEDTSKNMAVVERNRKRYKESVAYYREYNKWKDSIWNRDRIWELTERDKKLALAQKQQEIALQEEKLKRQKVVQNSLLAGASGLLLFIGGLGFFYRKLKKKNKLITKQKEDLDVANKTKNYLFSVVSHDLRSPINTIKYQHETLRKHVQNEDLSAIREVSETAIAVTESTSHLLNNVLHWSLEQSNQLLFETKEYALRPLVEHVLHDYVSLLEAKGIELTSSLENNLVKVDKESIKIVIRNLIDNAVKYMGESGNIAVNTGIHSDSIAFISIEDTGMGISPKRLEKINALQNLSIDKIDRSKGVGLGLLLCQTLIKKNQGSLVFESEVGKGTKITILLPSIPI; via the coding sequence ATGGTGATTAGTATAAATAACTTTTCTATATCTAAATTAACTTTTTTGTTATTATTTATGTTTTTCAAAGGACATGGGCAAAATGAAAAAGTTAATTTAGATTTAGAATTACTCTTAAATAAAGCAGATAGACTATGTTTAAAGAATAAAAAAAAATCATTCTGTAAGTCTATTAACTTTTACAAAAATGAAGAGTATGATTCATGCTATGCATATAGTAATAGATCACTTTTAGAAAGTTTTAACGAAGAAGAAAATGATATATTGAATTATATTCAAGGTACTTCCGCTGTTAGAAAAAAGCTCTATAAAAAAGCTTTAAGTAGTTTTTTGGCAATTTCTGAAAATGAGGAGATGAGTAGTTTAAAGCTACATAAATTAGGAAGAGTTTATTTGAGTCTTAAAAAATATGATGAATCAATTTTTTATTATGAAAAGTGGAATAAAAACAGCTCAAGTACAACCTTAAAATTAAGAAAAGCGTCATATCATAATTTAGCACTTTGCTATATTCATAAAAAACAATATGGTAGAGCTAAAAAATACTTTAAAAAAGAGTTAAATTTAATTCAAAAAAAAGATACTGCTTCTTTGATTAGAGCAAAAATGGAATTGGCCAATGTATACTATAACCAGTATCTAGACGATGAAGCTATTCCATTATTTGAGGAAGCTTATGAGTTAGCTAAATCTTTTTCAAATCTTCAACTGAAAGAAGATACTTCGAAAAACATGGCAGTGGTGGAGCGCAATAGAAAGCGTTATAAAGAAAGTGTAGCTTATTATAGAGAGTATAACAAATGGAAAGATTCTATTTGGAATAGAGATCGTATTTGGGAGTTAACTGAGCGTGACAAAAAATTAGCTTTAGCACAAAAACAACAAGAAATAGCGTTACAAGAAGAAAAGTTGAAGCGTCAAAAAGTTGTACAGAATAGTTTGTTAGCTGGAGCTTCTGGGTTATTATTATTTATAGGAGGATTAGGTTTCTTTTATAGAAAGCTTAAAAAGAAAAATAAACTGATAACAAAACAAAAGGAGGATTTGGATGTGGCTAATAAAACCAAAAACTATCTTTTCTCTGTGGTTTCACATGATTTACGTTCTCCAATTAATACAATAAAATATCAGCATGAAACTTTAAGAAAGCATGTACAAAATGAGGATTTATCTGCCATAAGAGAAGTTTCTGAGACGGCAATTGCTGTTACTGAAAGTACCAGTCATTTATTAAATAATGTGTTGCATTGGTCCTTAGAACAAAGTAACCAATTATTATTTGAGACCAAAGAGTATGCTTTACGTCCTTTAGTGGAGCATGTTTTACACGATTATGTTTCTCTATTAGAAGCAAAGGGTATTGAGTTAACTTCTAGTTTAGAAAATAATTTGGTAAAGGTAGATAAGGAGTCTATAAAAATTGTAATCCGTAACCTTATAGATAATGCCGTAAAATATATGGGAGAATCTGGAAACATTGCAGTAAATACTGGAATACATTCTGATAGCATAGCTTTTATAAGCATTGAAGATACTGGAATGGGAATTTCTCCAAAACGATTGGAAAAAATTAATGCTTTACAAAATTTAAGTATTGATAAAATAGATCGCTCAAAAGGTGTTGGATTAGGATTGTTACTTTGCCAAACCTTGATTAAAAAGAATCAAGGTTCTCTTGTTTTTGAAAGTGAAGTAGGTAAGGGGACGAAAATAACAATTCTTCTGCCTAGTATTCCAATATAA
- a CDS encoding gliding motility-associated C-terminal domain-containing protein: MKNFLSILIMVTLMPFSNNAQTAFHNFGNVKLHENANIGFHTDFINDGSLDNDNLGLAGFYSDSELRAISGDNRAVFHNLEIDALNDVELHTSIGVTNEMSFVNGRIYTPRNLIDVSLDYINHQLYVGEDNLRYVDGYASVLNQGEFIFPIGDDNRLRPMILPSENTNNSYKGAYYFNNPNTPPTHFTEQFTTTEKQVFLNNISNHEFWDLDGAKPTKITLTWDDKSQINTISESIQFLRVVGWSKIEGRWIDLGRSSVEGTNTTGKLTSNEFVPDDYTIITFGSEFPDGELADMNLIFTPNGDNVNQTLVFEGLEQYKNNNLEIFNRWGNIVYETDNYKNNWEGKSNGRVTVDGDNNLPVGTYFYVLKLGNDSLSKTQKGWVYIQR; the protein is encoded by the coding sequence ATGAAAAATTTTTTATCTATATTGATAATGGTAACCCTTATGCCATTTTCAAACAATGCACAAACAGCATTTCATAATTTTGGTAACGTTAAGTTACATGAAAATGCAAATATTGGATTTCACACAGATTTTATTAATGATGGATCATTAGACAATGACAATCTAGGCTTAGCTGGCTTTTACAGTGATAGCGAATTAAGAGCTATTTCAGGTGATAATAGAGCTGTTTTCCATAACTTAGAAATAGATGCTTTAAATGACGTAGAGCTACACACTTCTATAGGTGTTACTAACGAAATGAGTTTTGTAAATGGTAGAATATACACCCCAAGAAACCTAATTGATGTTTCTTTAGATTATATTAATCATCAGTTATATGTTGGAGAAGATAATTTAAGGTATGTTGATGGATATGCTTCAGTTCTAAATCAAGGAGAATTTATTTTTCCTATTGGTGATGATAATAGATTAAGGCCAATGATTCTTCCTTCTGAAAACACAAACAACTCATATAAAGGCGCTTATTATTTTAATAACCCTAATACACCTCCAACTCACTTTACAGAGCAATTTACAACTACAGAAAAACAAGTTTTTTTAAATAATATAAGTAATCATGAATTTTGGGATTTAGATGGAGCAAAGCCTACTAAAATTACACTTACATGGGATGATAAAAGTCAAATTAACACAATTAGTGAAAGTATTCAATTTTTAAGAGTTGTAGGATGGAGTAAAATTGAAGGTAGATGGATTGATCTTGGAAGAAGTTCCGTAGAGGGTACAAATACAACTGGTAAACTTACATCTAATGAATTTGTTCCTGATGATTATACAATCATAACTTTTGGCTCTGAATTCCCTGATGGAGAACTAGCTGACATGAACTTAATATTTACACCTAATGGGGATAATGTAAATCAAACATTAGTATTTGAAGGATTGGAACAATACAAAAACAATAACCTTGAGATATTTAATAGATGGGGAAACATTGTATATGAAACTGATAATTACAAAAACAATTGGGAAGGAAAATCTAACGGAAGAGTTACTGTAGATGGAGATAATAACTTACCTGTAGGTACCTATTTCTATGTGTTAAAACTTGGAAACGATTCTTTAAGTAAAACTCAAAAAGGTTGGGTGTACATTCAACGATAA